One window of Sulfurospirillum sp. 1612 genomic DNA carries:
- a CDS encoding M23 family metallopeptidase — translation MKDKLTITISDAKGSKHYQMRRSTKKMLLYFAVFLAFVSVVGTGLIYFLMHQVVVLENKKHRVVQEYTKVEQNNQKLKIQMEQKAQEYDEIKEKINNIEELIGLTPDTTQEITVRLDTLTLTSQQQHALLRNIPNGSPVPLKRITGKFGWRIHPVLKKKEFHKGIDLQARRHTPVRAPADGVVEYAGYHKSSGFGYLIIIDHNFGFKTMYGHLSKKMRVKAGTFVKKDQIIGYTGNSGLSTGPHLHYEVRFISRPLNPYPFIKWNNNDFKSIFKKERRVPWESLIAAVTQKFYLYKQFTAPSKTTPKSQKVIP, via the coding sequence ATGAAGGATAAATTGACCATCACTATCTCAGATGCTAAAGGTTCTAAGCATTATCAAATGAGACGCAGTACCAAAAAAATGCTTCTTTATTTTGCCGTTTTTTTGGCTTTTGTGAGCGTTGTTGGGACGGGGTTAATTTATTTTTTAATGCACCAAGTTGTGGTGTTAGAAAACAAAAAGCATCGCGTTGTACAAGAGTATACAAAAGTAGAACAAAACAACCAAAAACTCAAAATACAAATGGAGCAAAAAGCACAAGAATACGATGAAATCAAAGAAAAAATCAATAATATAGAAGAGTTAATTGGTCTCACTCCGGATACGACACAAGAAATCACGGTGAGATTAGATACGCTAACATTGACCAGCCAACAACAACATGCCTTGCTCCGAAATATTCCCAATGGTTCACCGGTACCTTTGAAGAGAATTACGGGAAAATTTGGCTGGAGAATTCATCCGGTTTTGAAGAAAAAAGAATTTCACAAAGGGATTGATTTGCAAGCGCGAAGACACACGCCAGTGCGCGCGCCAGCTGATGGTGTTGTGGAGTATGCGGGCTATCATAAAAGCAGTGGATTTGGCTATTTGATTATCATCGACCATAATTTTGGGTTCAAGACGATGTATGGGCACTTGAGTAAGAAAATGCGGGTTAAAGCAGGGACTTTTGTCAAGAAAGACCAGATTATCGGCTATACAGGGAACAGTGGCTTATCGACAGGTCCACATTTGCACTATGAAGTACGATTTATCTCACGCCCATTGAATCCGTATCCTTTTATAAAATGGAATAATAATGATTTTAAAAGTATTTTCAAAAAAGAGAGGCGTGTGCCATGGGAATCATTGATTGCGGCAGTAACCCAGAAATTTTATCTTTACAAGCAATTTACAGCACCCTCTAAAACCACACCAAAATCACAAAAAGTGATACCCTAA
- a CDS encoding Mur ligase family protein yields the protein MKLAAYLDNKPLYYDTIDYDRMPLAYEEIKKSITLPKIIHIVGTNGKGSSGRFLAQMLQDQGHTVGHYTSPHIFKFNERIWLNGHDASDDVLETSHQRLQQLLSQTFIDTLSYFEYTTFLAMMVFSKRCEFVVLEAGLGGEHDGTNIFPKIMSLFTPIGLDHQSFLGTTIKEIATTKLNSMASQALVATQYDAEVNAIAKEIAKKRHSVLYFTKDLLNEEETRRVHALVEKKQWPKFQTINLSSALCVMKLLGFSTHFHEDALTLMAGRCQKIVKNVTLDVGHNPMAAKAIVAHFHDKKINLIYNSFIDKNYEEILHILAPIIKKVELLRFDNPRGMADKEIRKICDAMSIDVIDFEGIKQEEAYLVFGSFSVVEQFLKVYHEG from the coding sequence ATGAAACTTGCAGCATATTTAGATAACAAGCCCTTATATTATGATACCATCGATTATGATAGAATGCCTTTGGCGTATGAAGAGATTAAAAAGTCGATTACACTGCCCAAAATCATACACATCGTAGGAACCAACGGAAAAGGGAGCAGTGGAAGATTTTTAGCGCAAATGCTACAAGACCAAGGACACACTGTTGGACATTATACCTCGCCACATATCTTTAAGTTTAATGAACGAATTTGGCTCAATGGTCATGATGCGAGCGATGATGTATTAGAAACATCGCATCAGAGGTTGCAACAGCTCTTGTCTCAGACTTTTATCGACACACTCTCGTATTTTGAATATACGACATTTTTAGCGATGATGGTATTCTCAAAACGTTGTGAATTTGTGGTATTAGAAGCGGGACTTGGAGGTGAACATGATGGCACTAATATCTTCCCAAAAATCATGAGCCTTTTTACGCCTATTGGTTTGGACCATCAAAGTTTTCTAGGCACAACAATCAAAGAGATTGCTACGACCAAACTCAACAGTATGGCCTCTCAAGCCTTAGTCGCCACTCAGTATGACGCAGAAGTGAATGCCATCGCTAAAGAGATTGCAAAAAAGAGACACAGTGTGCTTTATTTTACAAAAGATTTATTAAACGAAGAAGAGACACGACGTGTGCATGCGCTTGTTGAGAAAAAACAGTGGCCAAAGTTCCAAACCATCAATCTTAGCAGTGCACTGTGTGTCATGAAATTATTGGGTTTTTCGACACATTTTCATGAAGATGCCTTGACGTTGATGGCAGGGAGATGTCAAAAAATTGTCAAGAATGTCACCCTTGATGTGGGACATAATCCGATGGCGGCCAAGGCGATTGTCGCACATTTTCATGATAAAAAAATCAATCTTATTTATAATAGTTTTATCGATAAAAACTACGAAGAAATCTTGCATATATTAGCGCCTATTATCAAAAAAGTCGAGCTATTACGCTTTGATAATCCACGGGGTATGGCAGATAAAGAGATACGAAAAATCTGCGATGCTATGAGTATTGATGTCATAGATTTTGAGGGGATAAAACAAGAAGAAGCGTATCTGGTTTTTGGTTCTTTTAGTGTGGTGGAGCAATTTTTGAAAGTTTATCATGAAGGATAA
- a CDS encoding GGDEF domain-containing protein, translating to MASAISEIIKESIEQLRRENLNLTPDNYHRVFCNVAKKKGLIVEDCQKIDKFSKKLDEKNQSDLKKFKVSTIEELISFLIAKVNRANEHDSTKVINALVLLSKRVLQAVTLLHDKDARELANSSLSRLDFSQNLQSIDALKEKWFEFVTQYNDDFLKELDAYGSVHKDDLQKMVQDIKQILQKDEDSTAYDSLAPLIIASLVPSIASSMNDELADISYMLRNEPSSLETQAVQREIKRFINKRINLDKEEIKVKISSLDRLLDEINKRIINLINSSDDSHVQVGIIKKNLQDIDFSQDSFELVHAKLVSIATSLEGETKSLNQKMKSNHETIHKLHSKVKNLENALKVAKKEMREDFTTHTATKRALEEELKRTEDLYLRYKIDFSLCFLDIDHFKVVNDTYGHEAGDIILSNIGKILKRYIRRSDFVGRYGGEEFLVILPSISDEQAFYFAEKIRTIIESFKFLYKNERIVVTVSCGLSQRSQMQSLSETVEHADKMLYKAKESGRNKVMPDFS from the coding sequence ATGGCCAGCGCTATTAGCGAGATTATTAAAGAGAGTATCGAACAGTTACGACGTGAAAATCTTAATCTAACACCTGATAATTATCATCGCGTATTTTGTAATGTTGCAAAAAAAAAGGGTTTGATTGTCGAAGATTGTCAGAAAATTGATAAATTCTCAAAAAAACTCGATGAAAAAAATCAATCTGACCTCAAAAAGTTTAAGGTATCAACTATAGAAGAGTTGATCTCTTTTTTGATTGCAAAAGTTAATCGCGCCAATGAACACGATAGTACGAAGGTCATTAATGCTTTGGTGCTTCTCTCCAAAAGAGTGTTACAAGCCGTGACGTTGTTGCATGATAAAGATGCAAGAGAATTAGCCAACAGTTCTCTCTCTCGTCTGGATTTTAGTCAAAATCTTCAATCTATCGATGCCCTCAAAGAAAAGTGGTTTGAATTTGTGACCCAATACAATGATGATTTTTTAAAAGAGTTAGATGCCTATGGCAGTGTTCATAAAGATGATTTGCAAAAAATGGTGCAGGATATCAAGCAGATATTACAAAAAGATGAGGATTCAACCGCTTATGATAGTCTTGCGCCACTGATTATCGCCTCACTTGTGCCTTCAATTGCCTCGAGCATGAATGATGAGTTGGCTGATATTTCTTATATGCTAAGAAATGAACCATCATCTTTGGAGACCCAAGCGGTACAACGAGAAATAAAACGTTTTATTAATAAGCGAATTAATCTCGATAAAGAAGAAATCAAAGTCAAAATCTCCTCATTAGATCGTTTGCTTGATGAAATCAATAAAAGAATCATAAACCTAATCAATAGTAGTGATGACAGTCATGTCCAAGTGGGGATTATAAAGAAAAATTTGCAAGATATTGATTTTTCACAAGATAGTTTTGAGTTGGTGCATGCTAAACTTGTCAGCATTGCGACATCGTTAGAGGGAGAAACAAAAAGTCTCAACCAAAAAATGAAAAGTAATCATGAGACAATTCATAAGTTGCACAGTAAAGTCAAAAATCTTGAGAATGCTTTGAAGGTTGCTAAAAAAGAGATGCGTGAAGATTTTACTACGCATACTGCTACCAAACGAGCACTCGAAGAGGAACTCAAACGAACGGAAGATTTGTACTTGCGTTATAAGATTGATTTTTCACTCTGTTTTTTAGATATTGATCATTTTAAAGTCGTCAATGATACCTACGGACATGAAGCCGGTGATATCATCCTCTCCAATATCGGAAAAATTTTAAAACGTTACATTAGACGCTCAGATTTTGTAGGGCGTTATGGAGGAGAGGAATTTTTGGTGATTTTACCGAGTATTTCTGATGAACAAGCGTTTTATTTTGCAGAAAAAATACGTACTATTATTGAATCTTTTAAATTTCTCTATAAAAATGAACGTATTGTGGTGACGGTGAGTTGTGGTTTGTCACAACGAAGTCAGATGCAATCTCTTAGTGAAACGGTGGAACATGCAGATAAAATGCTTTATAAAGCCAAAGAATCTGGAAGAAATAAGGTGATGCCAGATTTTTCATGA
- the lptE gene encoding LPS assembly lipoprotein LptE, with protein MKYLAVFLMVFLLGCGYKPSSYYTQKVLGEKIYVDVSISRKDPKNSVIIKDALNEAVVGRFGGKLVSKDKASSYLYISIASVSFVPTVYDSDGYVIEYKTKVVLNTTYETKLNKKESFTTTGEYDFPIEANSVISDTKRFDAIRYASLDAVNEIISKISIVGMMK; from the coding sequence ATGAAATATTTAGCTGTTTTTTTAATGGTCTTTCTGTTAGGTTGTGGTTATAAACCAAGTTCCTATTATACTCAAAAAGTTTTAGGTGAAAAAATCTATGTAGATGTTAGTATCAGCAGAAAAGACCCTAAAAACAGTGTGATTATCAAAGATGCACTCAACGAAGCCGTTGTCGGAAGATTCGGAGGCAAGTTAGTGAGTAAAGATAAAGCCAGCTCTTATCTTTATATCAGCATTGCCTCGGTATCATTTGTTCCAACAGTATATGATTCAGATGGTTATGTGATTGAGTATAAAACCAAAGTGGTGTTAAATACAACCTATGAAACGAAATTGAACAAGAAAGAGAGTTTTACAACAACAGGAGAATACGACTTCCCAATAGAAGCCAACAGTGTTATCTCTGATACCAAAAGATTTGATGCGATTAGATATGCCTCGCTTGATGCGGTAAATGAGATCATTTCAAAAATTTCGATTGTCGGGATGATGAAATAG
- the leuS gene encoding leucine--tRNA ligase, which produces MEYNVSQIEEKWQKYWNEHNAFEPDSDMSKKKKYILSMFPYPSGKIHMGHVRNYSIGDAIARHYRKQNFNVLHPIGWDSFGMPAENAAIKHHTHPKKWTYENIDYMRKELNSLGFSFSQKREFATSDPLYTKHEQKIFIEMFEKGLVYQKSANLNWCETCQTVLANEQVEDGKCWRCDNEVIQKDMPGYYLKITQYAQELLDDLKELKEGWPQQVLTMQENWIGRSEGLEFDFHLSDESNKKLEGQFSQFKVFTTRPDTIYGISYAALAPEHDIVKYLIKNNLLPAEKIEAIKEMQSLSSREKSMAEKKGLYLELDVIHPLTQQKVPLWVANFVLIEYGGGAVMAVPAHDERDFEFAKKYDLPIKQSIRNDKEVFDGSHATTEYGYLVDSDTFTGLSSQEAKAKIIEYFESNHLGNRVVNYKLRDWGISRQRYWGAPIPMVHCPKCGLVPEKDENLPIKLPDDIELTGEGNPLWSHPTWKHTTCPKCGHEAVRETDTMDTFFQSSWYFLRYTTDPSLWEENAFDKKSSDYWMNVDQYVGGIEHAILHLLYSRFFTKVLRDLGRVSCSEPFANLLTQGMVLKDGSKMSKSKGNTVDPDDIIKKYGADTARLFILFAAPPVKELEWNDNAVEGAFKFIKRLVSKVELAEVCDTLPVIDHHALSKESKFARKKVYEALKKSEEVFQGGYAFNTLIAASMEALNALNTQEDKAVWTEGYYILSNILEPIIPHVCWEISSKLFGLKNLTKIDMVEEVFEVDKIVIAVTINGKKRTQIEVDATAAKEDIIKMAKEAAVKWLEDKQIIKEILVPKKLVNLVVK; this is translated from the coding sequence ATGGAATATAATGTTTCGCAAATAGAAGAAAAATGGCAAAAATATTGGAATGAACACAATGCATTTGAGCCAGATAGTGATATGAGCAAAAAGAAAAAATATATCTTAAGTATGTTTCCTTATCCTAGTGGTAAGATTCATATGGGGCATGTGAGAAATTACAGTATCGGTGATGCCATTGCACGACATTATAGAAAACAAAATTTCAATGTGTTACATCCTATTGGGTGGGACTCTTTTGGAATGCCTGCTGAAAATGCCGCGATCAAACATCATACCCATCCTAAAAAATGGACTTATGAAAATATTGACTATATGCGAAAAGAGCTGAATTCTTTAGGTTTTTCATTTTCCCAAAAAAGAGAATTTGCAACCAGTGACCCGCTTTATACCAAACACGAACAAAAAATATTTATTGAGATGTTTGAAAAGGGTTTGGTCTATCAAAAAAGCGCCAATCTTAACTGGTGTGAAACGTGCCAAACCGTATTGGCTAATGAACAAGTGGAAGATGGCAAATGTTGGCGCTGTGATAACGAAGTCATTCAAAAAGATATGCCAGGATATTATCTTAAGATTACCCAATATGCGCAAGAATTGCTAGATGATTTGAAAGAGCTCAAAGAGGGGTGGCCGCAACAAGTATTGACCATGCAAGAAAATTGGATTGGCAGAAGCGAAGGGCTAGAATTTGATTTTCATCTTAGTGATGAATCAAACAAAAAATTAGAGGGACAATTTAGTCAATTTAAAGTTTTTACTACCCGACCTGACACCATTTATGGTATCAGTTATGCCGCCTTGGCTCCTGAACATGATATTGTCAAATATTTAATCAAAAACAATTTACTTCCTGCTGAAAAAATCGAAGCAATCAAAGAGATGCAATCTTTGAGTTCAAGAGAAAAATCGATGGCTGAGAAGAAAGGTCTGTATCTTGAACTTGATGTCATTCACCCTCTAACACAACAAAAAGTTCCTCTTTGGGTGGCTAATTTTGTTTTGATTGAATACGGTGGGGGTGCGGTTATGGCCGTGCCGGCTCATGATGAGAGAGATTTTGAATTTGCCAAAAAATATGATTTGCCAATCAAGCAGAGTATCCGCAATGATAAAGAGGTTTTTGATGGGTCTCATGCGACAACCGAGTATGGGTATTTGGTAGATTCAGATACTTTTACGGGGCTGAGTTCGCAAGAGGCTAAAGCAAAGATTATAGAGTATTTTGAAAGCAATCATTTAGGTAACCGCGTGGTCAATTATAAACTTCGTGATTGGGGTATCAGCAGACAGCGATATTGGGGTGCGCCGATTCCGATGGTGCATTGCCCAAAATGCGGTTTGGTACCTGAAAAAGATGAAAACCTACCGATAAAACTTCCTGATGATATTGAGTTAACAGGAGAAGGCAATCCGCTTTGGTCGCATCCGACTTGGAAACATACGACGTGTCCAAAATGTGGTCATGAAGCCGTGCGTGAAACCGATACGATGGATACCTTTTTTCAATCGAGTTGGTATTTTTTACGCTATACCACAGACCCTTCGCTTTGGGAAGAGAATGCTTTTGATAAAAAAAGTAGTGACTATTGGATGAATGTCGACCAATATGTTGGAGGCATCGAACATGCGATTTTACACCTTTTGTATTCTCGATTTTTTACCAAAGTATTACGAGATTTGGGTCGGGTTTCATGCAGTGAACCATTTGCCAATCTACTCACCCAAGGTATGGTTTTAAAAGATGGCTCAAAAATGAGTAAATCAAAAGGTAATACTGTTGACCCGGATGATATTATCAAAAAATATGGTGCCGATACGGCGCGATTGTTTATCCTTTTTGCCGCTCCTCCTGTAAAAGAGTTAGAGTGGAATGACAATGCTGTCGAAGGCGCTTTTAAGTTTATCAAACGTTTGGTATCTAAAGTTGAGCTAGCAGAGGTGTGTGACACATTGCCGGTGATTGACCACCATGCGCTTAGCAAAGAATCAAAATTTGCAAGGAAAAAAGTTTATGAAGCATTGAAAAAATCAGAAGAAGTCTTTCAAGGGGGTTATGCTTTCAATACCTTGATTGCTGCTTCTATGGAAGCTTTGAATGCTTTAAATACACAAGAAGACAAAGCCGTCTGGACGGAGGGTTATTATATCCTTTCTAATATCTTAGAGCCGATTATCCCTCATGTTTGTTGGGAAATCAGTTCTAAACTTTTTGGTTTGAAAAATCTCACGAAGATTGATATGGTTGAAGAAGTTTTTGAAGTGGATAAAATCGTGATTGCGGTGACGATTAATGGTAAAAAACGTACCCAAATTGAAGTAGATGCCACCGCGGCAAAAGAGGATATCATCAAGATGGCTAAAGAGGCTGCTGTAAAATGGCTTGAAGACAAACAAATTATCAAAGAGATTTTGGTTCCAAAAAAATTAGTGAATTTGGTCGTGAAATAA
- the secF gene encoding protein translocase subunit SecF, whose protein sequence is MQVFSKDKIYNFMGKSNFFISFSIVLILSSYFFLYTKGLNYGIDFAGGTIVQVKYDKTAPIKQMRENITKDKAFENASITQFGSPQEVIIRFSTAENSTVKNDAGDKIKTLLKGTGDFQIRRVDIVGPKVGGELREKGMMALVMSIIVILIYVAFRFEWRFAVASVLALVHDVSIAMGAIALFQVDVNLDVLAALLTLMGYSLNDTIIVFDRIREGIGDTKETNLFNVINDAVSKTLSRTLLTSLTTFFVILTLYALGGEIISSFSFTLLVGIVVGTYSSVFVASPMLKWLGFDLQSYKAKEALKAKRKIEKEKARAMYEKGML, encoded by the coding sequence ATGCAAGTATTTTCAAAAGATAAAATCTATAATTTTATGGGTAAAAGTAACTTTTTTATATCTTTCTCTATTGTGTTGATTCTCTCTTCTTACTTTTTCTTGTACACCAAAGGTCTCAATTATGGTATTGATTTTGCCGGGGGAACTATTGTACAAGTAAAATATGATAAAACAGCACCCATTAAACAGATGCGTGAAAATATTACCAAAGATAAGGCATTTGAAAATGCTTCTATTACGCAATTTGGTTCACCTCAAGAGGTTATTATCCGTTTTTCGACTGCTGAGAATAGCACCGTCAAAAATGATGCCGGTGACAAGATAAAAACACTATTAAAAGGTACGGGTGATTTTCAAATCCGTCGTGTTGATATTGTCGGTCCAAAAGTGGGTGGCGAACTGCGCGAAAAAGGGATGATGGCTTTGGTCATGTCGATTATTGTTATTTTGATATATGTCGCCTTTAGATTTGAATGGCGATTTGCCGTCGCATCTGTGCTTGCTTTGGTTCATGATGTTTCGATTGCTATGGGAGCCATTGCGCTGTTCCAAGTAGATGTCAATCTCGATGTACTCGCTGCTCTCTTGACCTTGATGGGGTATTCTCTCAATGATACGATTATTGTATTTGATCGGATACGTGAGGGAATTGGCGATACCAAAGAGACGAATCTTTTCAATGTAATCAATGATGCGGTATCAAAGACACTCTCAAGAACCCTTCTGACTTCTTTGACGACATTCTTTGTTATTCTGACACTCTACGCCCTTGGAGGAGAGATTATCAGCAGCTTTAGCTTTACCCTCTTAGTCGGTATTGTTGTTGGTACGTATAGTTCAGTATTTGTGGCCTCACCTATGTTGAAATGGTTAGGATTTGATTTGCAAAGTTATAAGGCAAAAGAAGCGCTAAAAGCTAAAAGAAAAATCGAGAAAGAAAAAGCTCGTGCAATGTATGAAAAAGGAATGCTCTAA
- the secD gene encoding protein translocase subunit SecD — protein MNKGGLNYRLVIFFIAIIFGVGFTMPTLLQTKGGAKIALGLDLQGGLHMLLGVKTDEAIKSKMKSIASSVKFYTDNNDIIINDLRVHNDLITFKLLDGDEEKNLDAMLKKIQGLQIKKEQLSYTLSLSAAEQVATKKFAVSQAVETIRNRIDQFGLSEPNVAKQGEDKILVELPGIKTIAEEQRARELIAKAAHLQLMAVDEKRADQAGSMSEDEARAYGDVIFPDATNPKQKYIVKSVPILDGSMLTDAKVGFSQMNQPVINFTLNSEGAKIFGDFTAKNVGNHLAIVLDNVVYSAPVIRERIGGGSGQISGGFSVKEAHDVAIALRSGALLAPVTLLEKRSVGPSLGADSIKASLISLITGFSLVVLFMIVYYGMAGIIADIALIINLFLVVAIMALFGATLTLPGMAGIVLTVGMAVDANVIINERIRELLRSGASVSKAIEKGYDNAMSAILDANITTLIAAVVLYAYGTGPIKGFAVTMSIGILASMLTAILGTHGIYQFLMPRIEKSKSLPFWFGIKRGK, from the coding sequence ATGAATAAGGGTGGATTAAATTACCGCTTGGTGATTTTTTTCATTGCAATTATTTTTGGGGTGGGCTTCACAATGCCTACCTTGCTCCAAACTAAAGGTGGAGCAAAAATTGCCTTAGGACTTGATCTTCAAGGCGGACTTCATATGCTTTTAGGTGTAAAAACAGATGAAGCCATAAAATCAAAAATGAAATCAATCGCTTCAAGTGTCAAATTCTATACAGACAACAATGACATCATTATCAATGATTTAAGAGTTCACAATGATTTGATTACCTTCAAACTCTTAGATGGGGATGAAGAAAAAAATCTCGATGCGATGTTGAAAAAAATCCAAGGTTTACAAATCAAAAAAGAGCAACTCTCTTATACACTCAGTTTGAGTGCGGCAGAACAAGTTGCGACTAAAAAATTCGCGGTCTCTCAAGCGGTTGAGACAATCCGAAATCGGATTGATCAATTTGGTCTCTCTGAGCCAAATGTTGCCAAGCAGGGTGAGGATAAAATCCTCGTCGAGCTTCCAGGTATCAAAACCATAGCAGAGGAACAACGTGCGCGCGAACTGATCGCCAAAGCGGCCCATCTTCAATTGATGGCTGTGGATGAGAAAAGAGCAGACCAAGCAGGTAGTATGAGCGAAGATGAAGCCCGTGCTTATGGTGATGTGATTTTTCCTGATGCGACCAATCCAAAACAAAAATATATCGTCAAAAGTGTTCCCATACTCGATGGTAGTATGCTCACCGATGCGAAAGTCGGATTTAGTCAGATGAATCAACCGGTCATCAACTTCACGCTTAACAGTGAAGGGGCTAAGATATTTGGTGATTTTACGGCGAAAAACGTCGGTAATCATTTGGCCATTGTACTGGATAATGTGGTTTATTCTGCACCAGTCATTCGCGAGCGAATCGGTGGCGGTAGTGGACAAATCAGTGGCGGATTTAGTGTCAAAGAAGCTCATGATGTGGCTATTGCACTAAGAAGTGGTGCCCTATTAGCCCCTGTGACATTACTCGAAAAAAGAAGTGTTGGACCAAGTTTGGGTGCTGATAGTATTAAAGCTAGTTTGATTTCTTTGATTACAGGTTTTTCATTGGTTGTGCTTTTTATGATTGTCTATTATGGTATGGCGGGAATTATTGCGGATATTGCATTGATTATCAACCTCTTTTTAGTTGTGGCGATTATGGCACTTTTTGGTGCGACCTTGACGCTTCCGGGTATGGCAGGTATTGTCCTCACCGTCGGGATGGCCGTGGATGCCAATGTGATTATTAATGAGCGGATACGTGAATTACTGCGGAGTGGCGCGAGTGTTTCAAAAGCCATTGAAAAAGGTTATGACAACGCTATGAGTGCGATATTGGATGCCAATATTACGACATTAATTGCTGCTGTTGTGCTCTATGCTTACGGTACGGGTCCGATTAAAGGATTTGCTGTTACTATGAGTATCGGTATTTTAGCTTCAATGCTCACAGCGATTTTAGGAACGCATGGAATCTATCAATTTTTGATGCCACGTATCGAAAAAAGTAAAAGCCTTCCATTTTGGTTTGGCATAAAAAGAGGTAAATAA
- the yajC gene encoding preprotein translocase subunit YajC, whose protein sequence is MQGGTSMLTSLLPLVVLFAIFYFLVIRPQQKQAKQHKEMIEGLAKGDKVVTTGGLICEVVKPEENFIKVSLNESVIVKVSKEYIAKKINE, encoded by the coding sequence ATGCAAGGCGGTACCAGTATGTTAACTTCATTGCTTCCATTAGTCGTTCTTTTTGCGATTTTTTACTTTTTGGTCATCAGACCACAGCAAAAGCAGGCAAAACAACACAAAGAGATGATCGAAGGTCTCGCAAAAGGAGACAAGGTTGTCACGACAGGAGGACTCATCTGTGAAGTTGTTAAACCTGAAGAGAATTTTATCAAAGTTTCACTTAATGAGAGTGTAATTGTAAAAGTCTCAAAAGAATATATAGCGAAAAAAATAAATGAATAA
- a CDS encoding apolipoprotein N-acyltransferase has product MKLTYWYRLACKSFNKNFVSGHFTTNYIIKGFVVAFCLSLFIFLRYFQIDAKWLHSIIAIVGFYGLLKSNRFESFWIGFFIGIFWFYWIALSFRYYGLSYLIPFVILAIALVYGVIFRVIGAFENHLVIKTILIFLLSFIHPFGFNWLQPQLILSFSFFNPLWMTYAAFLIGILSWIKLPSYYKFIGLIFLLLATWNPSYQTPKNPLNIKITTSKIDQAKKWDPKYQAEILSENYRQIHDAITHHDDLIILPETAFPLYLNQNQNALQKLKKLSHDIDIIAGALSYQNQKIYNSTYFFHDGHLQIANKVVLVPFGEEIPLPSFIANFINKIFFDGSSDFDHAKKPHDFVIGGEKYRNAICFEATSDLLYQGAPRFMIAISNNAWFSPSTEPILQNILLRYYAKKYQTTIYHSANDGLSEIIKPQ; this is encoded by the coding sequence ATGAAGTTAACATACTGGTACCGCCTTGCATGTAAATCCTTTAATAAAAATTTTGTAAGTGGACATTTTACCACTAATTACATAATAAAAGGCTTTGTTGTAGCTTTTTGTTTGTCTCTTTTTATTTTTTTAAGATATTTTCAAATCGATGCCAAATGGCTTCACTCCATCATCGCAATCGTTGGCTTTTATGGACTACTAAAAAGCAACCGTTTTGAATCTTTTTGGATTGGTTTTTTCATAGGAATTTTCTGGTTTTATTGGATTGCTTTAAGCTTTCGATATTATGGGCTCTCCTACCTGATTCCTTTCGTAATCCTCGCGATTGCACTCGTGTATGGCGTGATTTTTAGAGTTATTGGTGCCTTTGAAAATCATCTTGTGATTAAAACGATTTTAATCTTTTTACTCAGTTTTATCCATCCTTTTGGATTCAATTGGTTGCAGCCCCAACTCATCCTCTCTTTTAGTTTTTTTAATCCGCTTTGGATGACTTATGCCGCATTTTTAATTGGCATATTATCATGGATAAAATTGCCATCTTATTATAAATTCATCGGACTCATTTTCTTACTTTTAGCAACATGGAATCCCTCCTATCAAACACCTAAAAATCCTCTAAATATTAAAATTACAACATCCAAAATCGACCAAGCAAAAAAGTGGGATCCTAAATATCAAGCTGAGATTTTATCTGAGAATTATCGCCAAATCCATGATGCCATCACCCATCATGATGACCTCATCATCTTGCCAGAGACGGCTTTCCCCCTCTATCTTAATCAAAACCAAAATGCGCTCCAAAAACTCAAAAAACTCTCACACGATATCGATATTATCGCAGGTGCCCTCTCGTATCAAAATCAAAAAATCTATAATTCCACCTACTTTTTTCATGATGGTCATCTTCAAATCGCTAATAAAGTCGTCTTAGTCCCGTTTGGGGAGGAAATTCCACTGCCCTCTTTTATCGCCAACTTTATCAACAAAATTTTCTTTGATGGCTCAAGTGATTTTGACCATGCCAAAAAACCTCATGATTTTGTGATTGGGGGAGAAAAATATCGTAATGCCATCTGTTTTGAAGCCACTTCAGACCTGCTCTACCAAGGTGCACCACGCTTCATGATAGCCATCAGCAACAATGCATGGTTTTCACCATCAACTGAGCCAATATTGCAAAATATATTGCTTCGATATTATGCTAAAAAATATCAGACTACGATTTATCACAGCGCCAATGATGGTCTCTCTGAAATAATCAAACCCCAATAA